In Aminiphilus circumscriptus DSM 16581, the sequence GAATCGACATCCCCAAGACCATGAAGGAGATCGTGGACCTCAAAAACGGATAGAGAGCACGGAAGAAAAACACCGGAGGCGCAGGCCCCCCTGCACGAGGACACGAGACACCCTTCTGCGGGGGGCCCTCCCGTGATGGTGACGAGAGCAAGACAGCCTCTATTCCATCCCCGTTTGGCGGGCGTAGGCTTTGAGCCGTTCCTCTGTCTCTGTCCATTCCGTCACCAGTGAAGGCTTTTTATTTTTTGACAAAGACAAAAGGATCGATTATGTTGATAAAGTCAGTGACAACAGGGTTTCACAGGATGCTGCAACTCTACTCTGTATATACGCGGAACGACATGGCAGATGTACACAAGAGCCCGCAGGGAACAAGGGTGTCTTTGTTGTGTCAAAGGAGGGAAATGGCGTGAAGATGACGGGCAGGACGCGGAAAACCGGGACGGAGGTACGCGTCGTAAAATGGGGAAACAGCCTGGCCATCAGAATTCCGCAGTCTCTGGCAAAACAGACGAAACTCGGAGAGGGTTCCCAGGTCGAACTGCTGGCCACCACCGAGGGGTTTCGCGTGAAGAAACGCCCCGAACACCCCACGCTCGAAGAGTTGCTTGCTCGGGTGACCGACGAAAACAGGCACGATTCTGTCGATTGGGGCTTCCCTGTGGGCAACGAAATCTGGTGAGGGCAAATGACGGACATGGGGGCAAATTCATGGATTCCGGATGCCGGAGAGGTGGTGTTCGTGAATTTTAACCCGGTCATCGGCCACGAACAAGCGTCAGAACGCCCGGCGGTCGTTCTGACGCCGACGAGCGCGAACCGCATCCTGAACCTCTGCACGGTCGTTCCGATAACGAAACAGGCGAAAGGCTACCCCTTCGAGGTACTCTTGGACATGATGTCGGGAAGCGTAACGGGGGTTGCTCTCTGCGACCAGCTCAAGACCATCGACTGGAAAAACCGATCGGCCAGGCTAGCCGGAAGAACAACCCCGGAAACACTCGAAGCAATCAGAGCACTCGTCAAGACGCTGCTCGTTCTTTAGTTTTCAGCTTCGTGACACCGCACGATCCGGCCCGAATTCGGCCGAGACAGGATCAGCGCAGTTCCCGCGTGGTGTGAAAGACGATCCGGGGCCACTTCTCCGCCACGAGGCGCAGTTGCCAGTTGCCCTCGGCCAGAAAAGCCAGATTTCCCTCTCCGTCCATGGCCAGATCATTCCGATTGGCCTTCTCGAACTCCTCCAGAATCTTCCTGTCGTCGCAGGTCACCCACCGGGCGGTCATGTAGTTCACCGGCTCGTAGTCCGCCTCCACGCCGTACTCCGCCTTCAGGCGCGCCATGGTCACGTCGAACTGCAACGCTCCCACGGCCCCGAGGATGTAATCGTTCCGCTCCAGAGGGCGAAAAAGCTGCACCGCCCCTTCTTCGGTAAGCTGCTGCAGCCCCTTCTGGAGCTGCTTCGCCTTCAGCGGCGACTGGAGGCGCACCCTTCGGAAGTGCTCCGGCGCAAAGCTCGGAATACCCGTGAACTTGAGGGGTTCTTTTTCGGTGAAGGTATCGCCGATCTTGATGGTGCCGTGGTTGTGGATGCCGATGATGTCGCCGGGCCACGCTTCCTCCGCCAGCTCCCGCTCCTGCGCCATGAAGATGACCGGGTTCGCCACGGTCACGTCCTTGCCGAGACGGTGATGGCGCAGACGCATCCCCCGCTGGAAGCGCCCCGAGCACACCCGCAGAAAAGCCAGACGATCTCTGTGCGAGGGATCCATGTTGGCCTGGATCTTGAAGACGAAACCCGAGAATGCCTCCTCGTCCGGAGCGACGGTGCGCGTGACGGCGGGCCGCGGCAGGGGGGACGGCGCGATCTCCACGAAGGTGTCGAGCAGTTCCTTCACGCCGAAGTTGTTGATGGCGCTGCCGAAGAAGACCGGCGTCTGGTTCGCCTTCAGGTAATGCTCCATCTCGAAGGGGTTCGCCGCCCCCTCCAGCAAAGCGAGATCCTCGCGCAGCTCATCGGCCTGGCGTCCCAGCGCCTCGTCGAGAGCGGGATCGTTCACGTCCCGGATGACCCGCGCCTTCTCCACACGGTCGCTTCCGGGCGTGAAGAGGTTCAGCTCCCTGCCGTAGAGGTTGTAGGTGCCCTTGAAGAGCTTTCCTCGGCCGATGGGCCACGAGAGAGGCGCGCACTCGAGCTGGAGCTTCTCCTCGATATCCCCCAGAATGTCCAGGGGGGCCATGCCCTCGCGGTCGAGCTTGTTGACGAAAGTGATGATGGGGGTGTTGCGCATCCGGCACACCTCCATGAGCTTGCGCGTCTGGCTTTCCACGCCCTTCACGCTGTCGATCACCATGACGACGCTGTCCACGGCGGTCAGCACCCGGTAGGTGTCCTCGGAAAAATCCTCGTGCCCCGGGGTGTCGAGCAGGTTGATCTCGTACCCGCGGTACTCGAACTTCATCACCGAACTGGTCACGGAGATGCCGCGCTCCTGCTCGATCTGCATCCAGTCGCTGACGGCGTGGCGTCCCGCCTTGCGGGCCTTCACCGCTCCCGCCATCGTGATGGCTCCTCCGAAAAGCAGCAGCTTTTCCGTGAGGGTCGTCTTTCCCGCGTCGGGATGGCTGATGATGGCAAAGGTCCGGCGGCGCTCGATCTCCTTCCGGAGAGTTGTTTCCTTGGTGGGGGTTTCGAAGCAGGTTGACATGGTTCGTGCATTTCTCCTTCTTGCCGAGGTTGCGGCACACAAAAGCCGGGGATGCCCCCGGCTCTTTTCTCGGGCTCTATTGTACGCTTTTGTGGGAAAAATCAAAAGAGGGGAATGGAAAACGGCATGGCGGTGACGATGCACGTGCGGAACTGAATCTGCTGGAGGTTCCTCCCTGGCCGAATGGCACCGTTCTCAAATAAAGCCCCAAAAGTATTGGTTGCACCGCAGTGCTCTACCATTTTTCCATGTGCTGGGGTCAGTCGTCAAAGCGGACACCAAAATTTTTACGCCGCCCTTAGTTGAAATATTTCTGCTCGTAGGCAGTAGGTGAGAGATATTCAAGACACCTTGCTTTCGCGCCTTGTCAATCCATTTCGGCATTCATGGAGGACATGCCCAAAAGATCAATATAGATCAGTTTCTCCTCGCTCTTTTTCTTTCGGAAGCTCTGAATAAAGGCCTTTCGCTTTCCCTTGACTCGGGTCGCATCAGGCTCTGCGAGGCGCCCTGCGGGGCTGACGCAGCCTTATTCAGAGATTCCTTTCGTTTTTCCTTCTCCATAGGCACCGCCCTGTCCGGATTTTCCGCGTGCGGGACAAACGGAGGGGCGAAGGAGGATTCTCCTTCGCCCCTCCGGCGTTTCCTCGTCCGTTTCACTCCGATGTTTCCGGAGCCTTTTCCCCCCAAACCGGCCAGGTTTGAGGACACGGTGACGCGGTCCACCCTTGCGAGAACCAGCGACACGTACCTCCGGTTCGAGGGCGGGAGGCGAGGCCCCCAGGGTGAATTGGCCACCGAGAAAGGCACGGTGCTCGAAGAGGGGCACGCGGTGCCCCCGCAGGGCCGCCGCACGGGACAGGGAATCGGCGACGGCGCCTCGGGCCGGATGCCCCGGTGGTCTGCGACGTGGTCTGCCGCCCCGCGTGGAGGAGCTGGGCGAAGGTCCTGCTCCCGTGTCTGTGAATGGCTGCGATCATCCGGAAAAGCCCCTCGATCTGTCATCCTCCCTGATGCCCGCCTCGTTGGCGAGCCTTTCCCGCGGGATCGACCACGAGGGCCTCGGACATGATCAGACCGTAGCCGCTCCGGGCCTTCGCCTCGAAGTAGTCCACGAAGCGATCCGTCGCCCGTCGTCGCAGTAGTTGGTCACCATGGAGGTGCAGACGATCCGGTTCGGAATGGAGACTCCGCCGATCTTTCCCGGCGTAAAGAGCTGTTGCAGCGTCACCTCCGCCATACCGTCCCTCCGGTCACCGGTTGTGCGCGAAATGGCCGTCGTTCGGCTTCGGATCGAGAACACCCACCCACCGATTCGTGTAATTGAAGAAACCCACCACGTAGCTCGCTTCGAGGATCTCGTGATCGTTGAAGCCGACCTCCCGAAGGCGGTCCACCTGCTCGGTGGTGATCTCCCGGGGGTGCACGGTGAGGAAATAGGCGAAGTCACACAGGGCACGCTGCTTGGGAGTCAGTTCCGCGCTGCGGTAGTTGTAGCACAGCTTATCCACCCAGATGGGATCCCCCGTGAGCCCCCGCAGGACGTCGCTGTGGGTGGTGAGGCAGTAGGTGCACCCGTTGGTGGAGGAAACGACGAGACCGATCATTTCCTTGTCGGCGGCGCTCAGGTAGCAGTGCTCCTCATTGAAGAGAGACGCCTTGAAGTCCAGAAATCCCTTGTACTGTCGGGCGTTGAGGGGAAGAACCTTGAAGAGGTTGTTGATGAACCCCCAGTTCTTCATCTGGGCGTCGGTGTAGGAATCGAACACCTCCTGGAGTTCCGGGGGAACATCCTTCTCGTCGGGTTTCTGCAGATAGGACAACTGCTCGGGATACGATTCGCTCATCATGGCCGCCCCCTTATGGTGATGTGCGCTGCTTTACCGCCTGTCGTGCCCATGATAGCACCGAAGCCCGGTCTTCGGACCGGGCTTCGGCAGCGCACACGGCAGGCAGTGCCTTGCGGACGCCCGGGCGGGCGCAGGTTCACGCCACCGGAACCCCCTCGAACAAAATGGCCCTGCAGGGACCAGCTTCGGCGCCACAGATCTTCGACGGCGCCGCCACCAGGTAATACTCGCCGTCCTGGACCTTGCTGAGGTCCAGGGATTCAATGATGGCCACGTGGTTGGAGAGGAAGGGGACATGGATGCTGCCCTCGTCCTCCACGGGGGCGACGGACCAGGCGTCCGTTCCGACGGTGATGACCCCCTGCTCGATGAGGTACTGCCCCGCATCGGGGGCGAGGTAGGACGTGCCGTCCGATTTGAGAAGAAGCCGCTTGACGCCCTTGGGCAGATGCTCCTTGAAGAAATCCGCCCCGACGAGGCAGTTTTTGGGAACGGAGAGCACGTAACAGGTGCCGATGAAGTGATCGAGGGGCATGTCGGCCACATCCGCATCGCCATCGACGAAATGCAGATAGGCGTCGCAGTGGGTTCCCGCGTGCAGGTTCGAGTGGAGCAGACTGAAGTTGTAGGGAGCCCCCCGACTGATGGAGGCCTGTTGTTCCACCTGGGGCAAGGGCGCTCCGGGATAGAGCGGTGCGGAAATCAGTTCGCGGGTGATGTCGTGGTACTTCATGTCTCTCACTCCTCACGCTATGGATGTGCGCTACGCCATCTCCGTGCTCTGGACCGCTCGCACTCCTCGCCCGGGCCAAATCACAGAAATCTGCTTCGGTAAACCTCCGTGTCGCAGGAAAATCTACACGATCGTCACTCCGCGCGCAAGGTGTTGTCGGGAAAGCCGCACCACAATAGACTAGACTCCTTTCCGTGGCGCCTGCCCTGCCGTTTCCCTTCAGACACGACAGGGCTTTTCTTCCGGCCATGCGCCTTCGTACTCCTTCGGCGAACAGGAACACCATGTTCCTGAAGAATCTCGAGTCACTTCTTTTCGTCCGGCAATAACGAGAAGACTGAAGGCCCGACACTTCCCTACGAGGCGCAACCACTGGACGGGGAGACCGCCTCTTCTCGCTCGAGTGCGTCCTCCGGAAGGGGCTCCAGAGCGGCACGAAGCCCCGCGAGATTCGCGCCGCGGCGAACGGCGATGACCTCCGCCAGGACGGACACGGCGATCTCCTCGGGCGTCTCCGCCTTGATGGGCAGTCCCACGGGCTGATAGATCCGGTCGAGATGCTCCCGGGACACGCCGCTTTCGAGCAGGCGTTTCCGCACGAAGGAGATCTTCCGCCGGGAGCCGATCATGCCCACATAGGCCGCAGGTTTGCCGTCCAACAGGCGCACGACCTCGGCGTCGAGGGCGTGTCCCCGGGTGACGATCACCGCGTAGGTCCGCGGAGTGAAGCGAAGCCCCTTTGCCTCCACTTCATCCAACGGACACGCCAAGGTCCGCCCCCAGGGAATGTTGTCGGCGTTGGCGAACTCCTCCCGTTCGTCCCAGACGGTAACCCGAAAACCCGTGAGGGAGGCGAACTGAGCGATGGCTTTTCCCACGTGTCCCGCGCCGAAGATGACCAAATCGTTCTCTCTTCCCACCACCTCGAGATAGACCGCCATGCTGCCTCCGCAGGCAGCGCCGTCGAGAGCTGCCTCCGTGGCGTTCAGGACCTCCCGGTAAAGTTCCCGCTCGCCCCCCTCCCGGAGTAGTGCGAGAGCACGCGTGATGACCCGGTGCTCCGTGATGCCGCCACCGATGGTCCCGAGAATACTTCCGTCGGAGCGCACCCACATTTTGGCACCCATGCTCCGGGGCGTGGAACCGGTCTCCTCCACTACCGTACAGAGCACACCCTCTTCCGCTCCATGAAGCACCTCCGAGAGAATCTGAAAAAGAACGTCATCCATTGCGCAACGCCTCCTTAATTCGTGAATCTTGCCGTACCGTGTTCGGGCGCTCTTTCCGACACCGGCCATGCGGACAATCCGTATCCGAAAAGACGGACTGAGAAATCGGATCTCTTCCTTCGGAAAGAAAAATCATCTCCCCGCCGGAGATGACGTTCCATCGCGCTGTTTCGACGGGGCCTTCCAACCGGGGCATGTGCCGACGGAACCATCCGCCGGGACGGAAGAGCCTCATTTTCAGCAGAGCGACGAGGAAGAAAAGCGCGGAAAATCCTCCGCTTCTCCGGCCTCCGAAGGACCGCCCCGGGGAGTTTCGGCGTTCCATTCGACAAAGCGCTCCGGCATGGCATAGACGTTCATGCGCCCTCCCCGGACGAAACCGCAGAGAGTGATCCCCGCTCGATCCGCCGTGGTGATACCCGCCTCGGTCGCGGCGGAGACGCTCGCCACGAGGGGAATGCGGACCAGTGCCGCCTTGAGCACCATGTCCCGGGGCAACCGCCCGGAGACGGCGAGAAGGGTCTCCTCCAGAGGGTGCGCCTTCTCCACCGCCCATCCCACAACCTTGTCCACCGCGTTGTGCCGCCCTACATCCTCGGCGACGAAGAGCCGTTCACCATCCCGCGAAAAGAGAGCCGCCACGTGCACGCATCCCGTGGAGCGATAGAGCGGTGCCTCGGAAAGCGTCTTCACCGCCGCCACGACGGTCTCCGCCGAAAGGCGCCACGTCACGGACAGAGGCGCAAACGTCACCTTTTCTCGGGGAAGTACGCCGGCAAGCGCTCTGGTTCTCCGGACGGAGAGGATGTTCTCCGAAAGGCGCATCTCCGCCACGTCCTCCCGGCTTTCAATGAGGCCCCGCGTGGCGAGATGCCCCAGAGCCCAGTACTCCTCGTTTCCCTCGGTCAACAGGCCCGACGCCAGCTCCTCGCCGTCGAGGAAAAGCGTCAGCTCCCGCTCGGGAAGCACCGCGTCCCGGAGGGAGCTGAACCCTTGCCCTCGGTCGTAGCGCCAGATCGGGAGCTTCCGCTCCCGCCCACCCTCTTCACTCACGATTTCCTGTCCCTTCCAGGGTGCCCCCGGCGATTTCGGAGACAATCCCCTGCACCCTTTCATCTCCTTGATACATCGCTTCTCGAAGACGCTGTTCTCTTGCAAACTCCGCCAGGGAGACCGCGGCGAACTCCCGCCGCAACGCTTCGGAGATCCGGAAGAAGATCTCCTTGAGAACGCACGCTTCGGGTGAAGCGCGACAAAAGGCAATGTCCTCGCAGGGCGCCACGTCAAGGGGACCGTCGAGGGCTTCGATGATTTCCGAAAGGGAGATTTCCTCCGCCGGACGGGAGAGCGAATACCCCCCCTTTGCCCCACGAATGGACACCACGAGCTTCGCCCGCTTGAGTTGGGCCAGGAGCTGCTCCAGATAGGAAACGGGCAGATTCTGGCGCTCCGCCACGTCCTTCGCCATGGTCACCGCCGTGCCATTCGCCAGGGCCAATTCGAGCATGGCCCGAAGACCATAGCGCGAACGCGTGGACAGTTTCATTCCCATGTTTTCCGCTCCTCCTCCCGAAACCATACCGACGCCTTTCTCCGCATTTCGCGTCGGCACGGCTTTGCTGTATCATGAAACCAACGGGAAAAACATCCCGTCACAGTCGGTGGTACATCGACAGGACCTCGCAAAAAGAAATGTTGTTTTCCGACCGAATTACTGTACTATAGGCAAGGCGTTCCGACCTGTCAATGCATGGAACGACCGGACTCTGTTTTCGGTATCGAGCACCCCCGCATAACCCGGCATCCGAACATTACTTAGGGAATCTCTGAATAAGGCTACGTCAGCCCCGCAGGGCGCCTCGCAGAGCTTGATGCGACCCGAGTCAAGGGAAAGCGAAAGGTCTTTATTCAGGGCTTCCTTGGAGAAAGGAACCCACAGAAAACCATGACGGATCTTCAGCAAAAACGCCTCGACGCACTGACGACCCTGTTGCGCGACCTCGGAAACGTCGTCGTCGCTTTTTCCGGCGGCGTGGACAGCACGCTTCTTGCCGCGGCTGCTCTCCGCACCCTCGGGCCGGATCACATGGCGGCGGTGACCGCCGTTTCCGCCACGCTCGCCGAGGAGGAGCGGCGGGACTGCGCTGCCCTCGCGGCGGCGTTCGGCATGCCCCACTTTTTTCTTCCCCTGTCGGAGCTGGAAGAACCGGCCTTTGTCCGAAACGACGGAGAACGCTGCTACCACTGCAAGCGCTTCCGTTTTCTCCGCCTCGTCGCCTGGGCGGCGGAGCGTGGCTTTACCTGGGTACTGGAGGGCTCGAATGCGGACGATCTCACGGACTACCGCCCGGGACTCCGGGCGGTGAGGGAACTCGCCGCTCCCGCCCCGGGCCGGACTGGTGTCCGTGCTCCCCTTCTGGAACTCGGCTTCACCAAAGAGGACATTCGGTCCATCTCGAAAGCGTGGGAACTGCCCACGTGGAACAAGCCCGCGGCGGCCTGCCTGGCCTCGCGCATTCCCTACGGCGTCCCCCTGACGGAAGAGCGGCTGCGCCGCGTGGGCATCGCGGAGGCGGCGGTGCGACGCTTCTGCTCTTCCGGAACGGACCTCCGGGTGCGGGACATGGACGACACGGCGTGCATCGAGGTCTCTCCGGAGGCGATGCCCCGTCTCGTCACGGCCGAGGCGACGGAAGCGCTCCTTCGGGAGTTTGCCGCTCTTGGGTTCCGCCGCGTCGTCCTCGACCTGGGAGGATATCGCCGGGGGAGTCTGAACGAGGCACTCGACCTCGGTGCGTCGCCTCCGGCGCCGACCGGGGGCGGTACGGACGTGTAGGGCGGAGAGCCTGCTTTTTTGACAGGGCTCGTCCGGGGCCACACGAAAAGAGCGGTCGGCGCCGGCAACATGAAGACCCACGACGCTGCCCCTCGCCAGGCTCCCCTCGGGGTCTGTCGTTCGGAGAGGAGAAGATCGCAATGGCATTGGAAGACGGAATCGAAGAACTCCGGCGCAGCGCGGAACATCGGGATGGCTTCGACATCGTCCCCTGGAAACTGTGCCGGAAGATCGCCCTCCGGGAAGGAGTCGCTCCCGGAGTGGTGGAGCGAGCCGCCCTGGAAAAGGGGCTCGTTCCCTCGCGCTACGAGCGGAGCCTGGGGACGCTGGGCATAGCGGGACAAGCCCGCCTCCTCGCCTCCCGGGCGGCGGTGGTGGGCTGCGGCGGCCTGGGCGGGCTGGTGGTGGAACTCCTTGCCCGGGCAGGGGTGGGACAGCTCGTCCTCATCGACGGGGACACCTTCTCGGACAACAATCTGAACCGGCAGATCCTCTGCACCGAGGCGGACCTGGGGAAAGCCAAGGCCCTGGTGGCGGCGGAGCGGACAAAGGCGGTGAATGGCGCCGTGGAGGTCTCGCCCTTTCCGGGCTTTCTCGACGCGGACAACGCCGCCTCGCTCCTCGACGGATGCGGCGTCGCGGTGGACTGCCTCGACAACCACCGCTCCCGGAGGATTCTCTTCGACGCCTGCGCCCGGCTGGGCATTCCCGCAGTGCACGGCGCCATCGCCGGATTCTGGGGCCAGGTGGGAACCGTTCTGCCCGGCGACCGGACCCTCCTGGATTTCTGGGGAGACCAGGCGCCGGACAAGGGCGTGGAGGTCACAACGGGCAATCCTCCCTTTACCCCGGCGCTCGTCTCCTCCCTTGAGGCGGCGGAGGCCGTGAAGGTCCTTCTCGGCATGGAGGAAATCCTCCGCCACCGGCTGCTCTGGTTCGACCTCCGCATCCAGGAAGCGCAGACCCTGCCCCTGAACTGAGGGAAAGAGAGGGATTTCCGTGGAGGAAGCGGCGTTCCGGGAAGCGGACGTGGTGGTCCTCGGCGGAGGACCGGCGGGAAGCACCTGCGCCTCCGCGCTGGCGGCGTGCGGCTTTTCCGTGATCCTGGCGGAGCGCCGGCTCTCGGGAGGCGACAAACTCTGCGGCGGCTGTCTCTCCGCGAAAACGCTCCGCTTTCTCTCGGAGGAGATGGACCTTTCCTCCGGCGCTCTCGCCTCGGAGGGCATTCTCGAGGCCGCGCCGGCGACCTTCGCCTTCGCCTACGGCCTCGGCGACTCCTTCGAGGAGCGCATCGACCCACCCCTCCACTTCGTCCATCGGGGCCGATACGACGCGTTTCTCCGGGAGCGGAGCCGCCGCCTCGGCGTCGTCGTCACGGAAACGACGGTGCTGCACGCGGACCCCTCCTCGGGTACGGTCCACCTCGCCGGAGGCGGTCTCCTCCGGGGGCGCTTTCTCGTGGGCGCCGACGGCACACACGGCCCCTCGGGCAAGGCCCTCGCAACGGTCTTCCCCGAGGAAAGCCGGCGTCCCTCCGCATTCGCCCTCCAGGTGATCATTCCCCGGACAGCGTGGCCCGAAGGACCGGACCACCCCTGCATCTTCTGGAACGTCCCCTCCGGAGGCTACGGATGGCTCTTCCCGGGGCGGACACGCCTTCTCGCGGGACTCGGCGGCGAAGGCAATTTCTCGTCCTGGAGCCGCTATCCGGCACTCCTCCGGGATCTTCTCCGGCGAGTCGGCGCGCCGCCCCCGGAACCGGGCACCTTCCGGGGTGCCTTCGTCCCCCTCGCCGGAGAACGGCGGAAGGAGTCCCCGAGGATCCCTTCCGGAAAGGAACGCCTGCTCCTCGTCGGCGACGCGGCGGGATTCGTCCACCCCATCACGGGGGAGGGCGTTTTCTACGCCCACCTCTCGGGGCTCTGCGCCGCCCGGAGCATCGCCGCAGCGCTGACGGAACGGGTGAACCCCCTCGAGCGTTACGAAATGTCCCTGGCGGGCATGCACGCCGAGTTCGCCAGGGCAGCACGGGCGAAATGCTGGCTGCATCTCCCCCTCGGCCCCCTGGGAAAACCCCTGTTCCGCGCCGCCTTCCGGCTCGGCGGTGCGTCCTTCGTCCGGGCCGTGCACTGGGGCACACTGTCCATCCCGGAGAAATGAAAAAGGCGCGGCGTGTCCGGGGGATTCTCCGGCACGCCGCGCAATCCCG encodes:
- a CDS encoding peroxidase-related enzyme (This protein belongs to a clade of uncharacterized proteins related to peroxidases such as the alkylhydroperoxidase AhpD.); translated protein: MMSESYPEQLSYLQKPDEKDVPPELQEVFDSYTDAQMKNWGFINNLFKVLPLNARQYKGFLDFKASLFNEEHCYLSAADKEMIGLVVSSTNGCTYCLTTHSDVLRGLTGDPIWVDKLCYNYRSAELTPKQRALCDFAYFLTVHPREITTEQVDRLREVGFNDHEILEASYVVGFFNYTNRWVGVLDPKPNDGHFAHNR
- a CDS encoding AbrB/MazE/SpoVT family DNA-binding domain-containing protein; its protein translation is MTGRTRKTGTEVRVVKWGNSLAIRIPQSLAKQTKLGEGSQVELLATTEGFRVKKRPEHPTLEELLARVTDENRHDSVDWGFPVGNEIW
- a CDS encoding type II toxin-antitoxin system PemK/MazF family toxin, whose product is MTDMGANSWIPDAGEVVFVNFNPVIGHEQASERPAVVLTPTSANRILNLCTVVPITKQAKGYPFEVLLDMMSGSVTGVALCDQLKTIDWKNRSARLAGRTTPETLEAIRALVKTLLVL
- a CDS encoding XdhC family protein → MDDVLFQILSEVLHGAEEGVLCTVVEETGSTPRSMGAKMWVRSDGSILGTIGGGITEHRVITRALALLREGGERELYREVLNATEAALDGAACGGSMAVYLEVVGRENDLVIFGAGHVGKAIAQFASLTGFRVTVWDEREEFANADNIPWGRTLACPLDEVEAKGLRFTPRTYAVIVTRGHALDAEVVRLLDGKPAAYVGMIGSRRKISFVRKRLLESGVSREHLDRIYQPVGLPIKAETPEEIAVSVLAEVIAVRRGANLAGLRAALEPLPEDALEREEAVSPSSGCAS
- a CDS encoding peptide chain release factor 3, whose translation is MSTCFETPTKETTLRKEIERRRTFAIISHPDAGKTTLTEKLLLFGGAITMAGAVKARKAGRHAVSDWMQIEQERGISVTSSVMKFEYRGYEINLLDTPGHEDFSEDTYRVLTAVDSVVMVIDSVKGVESQTRKLMEVCRMRNTPIITFVNKLDREGMAPLDILGDIEEKLQLECAPLSWPIGRGKLFKGTYNLYGRELNLFTPGSDRVEKARVIRDVNDPALDEALGRQADELREDLALLEGAANPFEMEHYLKANQTPVFFGSAINNFGVKELLDTFVEIAPSPLPRPAVTRTVAPDEEAFSGFVFKIQANMDPSHRDRLAFLRVCSGRFQRGMRLRHHRLGKDVTVANPVIFMAQERELAEEAWPGDIIGIHNHGTIKIGDTFTEKEPLKFTGIPSFAPEHFRRVRLQSPLKAKQLQKGLQQLTEEGAVQLFRPLERNDYILGAVGALQFDVTMARLKAEYGVEADYEPVNYMTARWVTCDDRKILEEFEKANRNDLAMDGEGNLAFLAEGNWQLRLVAEKWPRIVFHTTRELR
- a CDS encoding HesA/MoeB/ThiF family protein yields the protein MALEDGIEELRRSAEHRDGFDIVPWKLCRKIALREGVAPGVVERAALEKGLVPSRYERSLGTLGIAGQARLLASRAAVVGCGGLGGLVVELLARAGVGQLVLIDGDTFSDNNLNRQILCTEADLGKAKALVAAERTKAVNGAVEVSPFPGFLDADNAASLLDGCGVAVDCLDNHRSRRILFDACARLGIPAVHGAIAGFWGQVGTVLPGDRTLLDFWGDQAPDKGVEVTTGNPPFTPALVSSLEAAEAVKVLLGMEEILRHRLLWFDLRIQEAQTLPLN
- a CDS encoding cyclase family protein, which encodes MKYHDITRELISAPLYPGAPLPQVEQQASISRGAPYNFSLLHSNLHAGTHCDAYLHFVDGDADVADMPLDHFIGTCYVLSVPKNCLVGADFFKEHLPKGVKRLLLKSDGTSYLAPDAGQYLIEQGVITVGTDAWSVAPVEDEGSIHVPFLSNHVAIIESLDLSKVQDGEYYLVAAPSKICGAEAGPCRAILFEGVPVA
- a CDS encoding NAD(P)/FAD-dependent oxidoreductase → MEEAAFREADVVVLGGGPAGSTCASALAACGFSVILAERRLSGGDKLCGGCLSAKTLRFLSEEMDLSSGALASEGILEAAPATFAFAYGLGDSFEERIDPPLHFVHRGRYDAFLRERSRRLGVVVTETTVLHADPSSGTVHLAGGGLLRGRFLVGADGTHGPSGKALATVFPEESRRPSAFALQVIIPRTAWPEGPDHPCIFWNVPSGGYGWLFPGRTRLLAGLGGEGNFSSWSRYPALLRDLLRRVGAPPPEPGTFRGAFVPLAGERRKESPRIPSGKERLLLVGDAAGFVHPITGEGVFYAHLSGLCAARSIAAALTERVNPLERYEMSLAGMHAEFARAARAKCWLHLPLGPLGKPLFRAAFRLGGASFVRAVHWGTLSIPEK
- a CDS encoding RrF2 family transcriptional regulator, which gives rise to MGMKLSTRSRYGLRAMLELALANGTAVTMAKDVAERQNLPVSYLEQLLAQLKRAKLVVSIRGAKGGYSLSRPAEEISLSEIIEALDGPLDVAPCEDIAFCRASPEACVLKEIFFRISEALRREFAAVSLAEFAREQRLREAMYQGDERVQGIVSEIAGGTLEGTGNRE
- the larE gene encoding ATP-dependent sacrificial sulfur transferase LarE, whose product is MTDLQQKRLDALTTLLRDLGNVVVAFSGGVDSTLLAAAALRTLGPDHMAAVTAVSATLAEEERRDCAALAAAFGMPHFFLPLSELEEPAFVRNDGERCYHCKRFRFLRLVAWAAERGFTWVLEGSNADDLTDYRPGLRAVRELAAPAPGRTGVRAPLLELGFTKEDIRSISKAWELPTWNKPAAACLASRIPYGVPLTEERLRRVGIAEAAVRRFCSSGTDLRVRDMDDTACIEVSPEAMPRLVTAEATEALLREFAALGFRRVVLDLGGYRRGSLNEALDLGASPPAPTGGGTDV
- the fdhD gene encoding formate dehydrogenase accessory sulfurtransferase FdhD, translated to MSEEGGRERKLPIWRYDRGQGFSSLRDAVLPERELTLFLDGEELASGLLTEGNEEYWALGHLATRGLIESREDVAEMRLSENILSVRRTRALAGVLPREKVTFAPLSVTWRLSAETVVAAVKTLSEAPLYRSTGCVHVAALFSRDGERLFVAEDVGRHNAVDKVVGWAVEKAHPLEETLLAVSGRLPRDMVLKAALVRIPLVASVSAATEAGITTADRAGITLCGFVRGGRMNVYAMPERFVEWNAETPRGGPSEAGEAEDFPRFSSSSLC